A window of Candidatus Peribacteraceae bacterium genomic DNA:
CAGTTTGCGGAAGGAGAAGGCGAGGTAGGTGATGATGGCCACGGACGCCATGCCGATGGCCGTGAACGTCTTGTTCTTCAGGCTCTGGCTCACGCTGGGCCCGATGGTGTTGAAGTGCAGCTCCTTGGCCCCCGGGAACGTTTGCTCCACATGCGCGAGCAGCGCCACATGGTCCTCGTTCTCAATGGGTCGCATGCGGATGATGAACGAACTGCCGCCGCCCACGCTCCTCACCGCGGACACGGCGTAATTCCCCAATTCCTCCCCGTCCTTCGGCTCGTACGTCGCCACCACCTTCGAGAGGTCTTCCTTGGTCTTTCCCGCGGGGAGTTCCAATTCCATCAGCGTACCGCCGGTGAACTCAATGCTGAACTTGGGGCCGGGATTGAAGAGGAGGAAGCCCGACACCGCGATCGCCACGGCGGACAGGCCCAAACAGAAGAGGGAGATGCGTTGGAAAGTCATCGGGGGGAGAGTAGCGGGGAATCCGGACAATTGCCAGATCGAGTTGGGTGGTTTGTTATGGAC
This region includes:
- the secF gene encoding protein translocase subunit SecF, giving the protein MTFQRISLFCLGLSAVAIAVSGFLLFNPGPKFSIEFTGGTLMELELPAGKTKEDLSKVVATYEPKDGEELGNYAVSAVRSVGGGSSFIIRMRPIENEDHVALLAHVEQTFPGAKELHFNTIGPSVSQSLKNKTFTAIGMASVAIITYLAFSFRKLPRKLNPWKFGFLAVVAFLHDVVVTAGVFVVIGQFTSFEFDTLFVTALLTILAYSTSDTIVIFDRIRANLGYENRSESFAQTATRGLKESVARTMGTGISTLIMLTALFFLGAESIRWFILALIFGIVIGTYSSYFVASALLIRWK